Below is a genomic region from Castanea sativa cultivar Marrone di Chiusa Pesio chromosome 2, ASM4071231v1.
ATATGATTTTTGACAAAATTGAATAACAGAAAAGAATACACATATCTGACCCTGACTAATTTGTTGAGAATTCATAGCCGACCCCAAAATTTGGAACTAAAGCTTGGTTGTAGTTTTAGAAAGGCGGAGAAGAATGAATACGTATGAACTATGCCATTAGTCTGTTGCAATTCATAGCGGACCCTATAGTTTTGGGAcgaaggctttgttgttgttgttgatgatgtaGAGCGCTGTTTTTTTAACTACTCCACCCTATTGCAATTCTTATGGTTGCATTTGGATGtgaggatgaaaaaaaatcaagagaattGAGTAGCAACTTTCAGTCCAAATAGTTTGATATGAAATTCACTAATATATGattgttttgagatttttgttttggaCGAACGAGCAAAACCTTTACCGAGCTACTGAGGGGAAGAGCTTTTTAAGTACAGAGAAAAGAAATTCCCTGAATACAGCAAACTGTTCTATTCAACATAAAAATAGAATTACAATAACTCTGCTCTTAACTTCCCATCTTATCATTCTCTCAATGCCTTCCTCAGAACTAATTCTCCCTTGGTGAATTACTGCATTCCTTTGCTGCCAAATATGATAAACAGCAGACTGTAAAGCTATTCAACATGTTATAGACACGAGACTTTTTCCGTTCATTGAGCCTGTCCCCAAGCTATAATGTCATCTCAACAGGACGTAGGATACTTGACAAGGTATCAACACATGTTATTGTTCCAGATCCCTTTGGGAAAAAGGGCATTCAAAGAAGAGCTCTGCTTGCTAATCTGAACCTGCATATGGGACAGTGAGCATCAGCACCGAAGCCCCACTGCAACTGAAACTATAATGTTCTAGATTGTTTTGAGTTGTAGTTTAAACTTTCAAATCACTCATGGTATGAATTTGAAATAACACCATGCCCTTTCAAACCTGCATTTAGTCAATGAATTTcattaatacaaaaaaattgtactttttcatataattattacatGGTATATGGGccatataattattatttgttcaaCATGTGGCACTTCATAATTATCATCTGATGATTATCGATATATTTGACAGAGATGGTTTTCTTGTGCTGGGCTCGTCCATCTCCTCAAGAACAGAAGGCCTGCATCAACAAGTATGAGAACTTCAATTTGACTAAAGTCTTGTGTCAATGAAATGAAATCTTTATTGTTAGATTTTCTAATCTAAACTGATGTCCGATGTTTATCATTAGGTCAGGTGCATTCAACTATGATGCTAAATTCAGAGGAGCTACTGCTAAGCCCCTGTCTTGCCTCCAAGAAGATAAAGAGCTCTCAAAAGATGGTTTCTTACTAAACCATGCGCGTGTATTAGTTGGCTCCGGTCTTGAGACTTTTGAAAAGGGTAAAAGCGCTCTACAAACTTGGAGGTGCgtggatttttttaaatattttttgagttagaaaatttttattagggaAATCCAAATTCTAAGATTAATATGATTATTGCAGGCAttttggattggattgggcATTTGTTGATTCTAAAACTCCAATTCAGAATGGAGTCAAGTTCTGTGTTTGTCTCAAGGAGTTTCTCCCATGGATGATGATGCCACTTGAGGTTGTGTATGTAAATGACAAGAGAAAGGCTAACAAGGCCATGATGTCATTTGGTTTTGGAAGCGGTACCCTTCAAGGTCACCTACTGGTTTGTGCCTTTTCCTGTGTTACTCATATTTTATAGCTATGAACCTTTAAGGTTGTTTCCATACATTTCTGTTTCCATATTTTTGGAAATAGAGATCAGAATTTAGGTTGGAAGGAATGGTTTTAACAATGGCTGTGACTGGATGGCTTGAGCTTTATTTTcctaataatattttcaattgagTTGCCAGTGGTCCTTGGATCAGGTGGCCCCTTTTTCTAagtagtttctctctctctctctctctcttgtttgcTCACTATTTGTTTTAATGTTTGGCTCTTTGGAAGATTTGTTCTCTATCTTAGACATGACTTATCATCGTGACTGTGGAGATCTCTAATCATTTATTTATCCATTTTTGGCTCTAATGCTCCAAAACATCAACCATTTTCTAATTGTGTGTTTGACTGCCGAACACTTCCTTGCAACTTCTTTAAAATagaattatttgttattatatgTTAGACCATAACATAACCAAGTTGGCATGGAATATATGTGATAGTTTGGTCGAAAGCTCCTTCACTTGCTTTGGTGTATGTGATAGTTTTGTCCAAAAATCCATAACTTCCGTTGTCTCTGCATCATCTGGACATGCTAATGAAGAAACTTGCTGCAGTTAATCTATTAAATGTGGGAGTTTTTCTATTCATACTACATAGCATATCCTAAGAGCtggtcaatttttatttttattttcattttttaaagtcctgagattagattttttttcttttcttcaataaaGTCTCTGTTTTACATTCTTGCATGTGATTTTTCACCTTGTTTAAcacttctattaatttttgttgtgttaaaCCTGCTTGAATTTGATGAACCCTTGCTGACACTAATATGTGTCATGGAAATTTGGTGGATTGCAGGCTGGGGAAGAACGTTTTTCCATTGAGTTAGACGAGAACAACCAAGTGTGGTATGAAATACTTTCCTTCTCAAAACCTGCCCACATTTTGTCATTTATTGGGTATCCATATGTAATGCTAAGGCAAAAGTATTTTGCTCATCAATCTACCCATGCAGTTCTGAAACATATGACTGCTTCACAATCCTAATGTGAAAGCAAATGTAAATGAAAACTTGTCTTACAAAGACTTCATATGTTCTTCACTTATATTATTCTAGAAAACTATGCTATTTTGCTGTGTTGATGCATCTTGATGATTGTTGATAACCCACTTTACATCCcttaattttcataaaaattatttgaagaGAATCATTTTAACACGACGACTTCATTATGAAAACACTAGCAAACTGTATTTTTTCGAGGTCAAATATAGGCTACAAGGCTTAAGAACCTTGAGAAAAATAATGTTTTCCTCAAAACAGGACTATAATTTAGGTGAAGCTTAAAACTGTTTTGGCAGGTGGGAACTAAAAGGAAAGCAGAAAAatgaagggaaaagaaaaggaaggtatAGCTTATGCTACATGCTGTAAACAACAGCAAACAGGACCTAAAGCTTATCAACTTGAAAATTGAcaaatagaagaagaaatttgGTACTCTAGCTAACAAATCAGGGATATTCTTTACACTATATTTTGTCCAATCAAACTGATTACGCAAGTAGACATGCCCACCCCATCTTCAAAAGTGTTTCTACATCATGATTATTGTGGAATTATGGTAAGGAGTAAGGATTAATCATTCAGACAACTCTTAGTGCTTCTACACAAAGCTCTTAGACTTGTTGGGAGGTTCTTTGGAGATGTTTGCATAACTGGATGATAGGAAGATGAGATGTGGAAGTTAATTGGGCAGTCATATGGGCTGAGGGGGAATGGTTTGAGAGTTGTATCACAAAACTGGCTTGGGCTGTTACTATCATATTTGGAGAGCAAAAGATGAAATAGGCCATGGGGTTGTTGGAGAGAAAAGGAAATCTTTAAAGCATTAGATGCAGGATGTTGCTGCACAAGATAAAAAACTAAGAGTTCCATCCAAAATAAAGTTTTGTGTTGCCTTTGGAGATTGCATTTCCCCTGTTTTAGGATATATTTGCTGTTTGTTGGGGTGGGAGTTAAAGCTGTGGGTTTCTTTTGTTGctactttatttttcttcatcgATTTGGGTCTGAAGTATAGCTGCTTGGTTGTTTGGGTTGATCTGTACTGTTCGCCTTTTGtctgaataaaattttctcattcatcaaaatgaaaaaaagactTAAGAGGTTCTCAGAAGCACAGAAGGATTAAAATGTTCTTAAAGCTTAATCTTTTACCAGACTCTTGCATCTTATGTATTTCAAACAATATCAAGCCTTTTGCATTAGGCCTGCTAGAGGAGCCCTACTGGCTTACCATGTTTGGAGCATGGTTCAGCATCTAAGCCTGATCATTTGGGTGAGCAACATATGCCATTAACAATGCCAGTTATCAATTTACAGAacagctatatatatatttttttttgttgccaaCAAATTCAGCCATTTATTTCTCACTCAATACCCTAGACCTGATAAAATTGGGTTCCTTCAAAACATTTTGTTTGTTATTAGATTCTACATTCTTAATTTTAGAAGATATACAAGAGCTTCAGCCTTGCAGTTCCATATTTCATCAATTTGAACTTCTCCTGGAAGGACAGTTTGCCAAGAAGATGGTCAAATTGTAAAAGGATCCCCCAATTATAACCTCTCCAATTATCTCCACTCAAGAAAAAAGATATACTTA
It encodes:
- the LOC142626286 gene encoding UPF0548 protein At2g17695 isoform X3, which codes for MVFLCWARPSPQEQKACINKSGAFNYDAKFRGATAKPLSCLQEDKELSKDGFLLNHARVLVGSGLETFEKGKSALQTWRHFGLDWAFVDSKTPIQNGVKFCVCLKEFLPWMMMPLEVVYVNDKRKANKAMMSFGFGSGTLQGHLLAGEERFSIELDENNQVWDRRPRDVYWVMGLV
- the LOC142626286 gene encoding UPF0548 protein At2g17695 isoform X1, whose protein sequence is MVFLCWARPSPQEQKACINKSGAFNYDAKFRGATAKPLSCLQEDKELSKDGFLLNHARVLVGSGLETFEKGKSALQTWRHFGLDWAFVDSKTPIQNGVKFCVCLKEFLPWMMMPLEVVYVNDKRKANKAMMSFGFGSGTLQGHLLAGEERFSIELDENNQVWYEILSFSKPAHILSFIGYPYVMLRQKYFAHQSTHAVLKHMTASQS
- the LOC142626286 gene encoding UPF0548 protein At2g17695 isoform X2, producing the protein MVFLCWARPSPQEQKACINKSGAFNYDAKFRGATAKPLSCLQEDKELSKDGFLLNHARVLVGSGLETFEKGKSALQTWRHFGLDWAFVDSKTPIQNGVKFCVCLKEFLPWMMMPLEVVYVNDKRKANKAMMSFGFGSGTLQGHLLAGEERFSIELDENNQVWWELKGKQKNEGKRKGRYSLCYML